One Sodalinema gerasimenkoae IPPAS B-353 DNA segment encodes these proteins:
- a CDS encoding phage tail protein, producing the protein MAELLTSCRFYFEADGIAEKQILEVSGLSVESPVAGDGGVLGSTKGGVKLRQATPTSEKFTNVTVKVIATTDLDLYRWYQDCNSNDGGASSWAANRRAASVSAYDQGGKMQARWEVKNAYPCKYEGPQFTAGDNNMANETLEIVHEGINRVQ; encoded by the coding sequence GTGGCTGAACTATTAACAAGCTGTCGGTTTTACTTTGAGGCGGATGGCATTGCTGAAAAGCAAATTTTAGAGGTGAGTGGTTTATCGGTTGAGTCCCCCGTTGCTGGTGATGGCGGCGTTCTGGGGTCCACTAAAGGAGGGGTGAAATTGCGTCAGGCTACCCCCACCAGTGAGAAGTTCACTAATGTGACGGTTAAGGTCATTGCCACGACGGATTTAGACCTCTATCGTTGGTATCAAGACTGTAATAGTAATGATGGAGGCGCATCGAGTTGGGCAGCCAACCGTCGTGCGGCTTCGGTCAGTGCTTATGACCAGGGAGGTAAGATGCAAGCCCGATGGGAAGTGAAGAATGCTTACCCCTGTAAATACGAGGGGCCTCAGTTCACGGCAGGGGATAATAATATGGCTAATGAAACCTTAGAGATTGTCCACGAGGGCATTAATCGCGTTCAATAA
- a CDS encoding phage tail sheath family protein — translation MARLDYSAPGVYVEETSRGSRPIEGVNMSVAGFVGFTEDVRGKAEHFTPKLITSWTDYLNCFAKPDSDGFTDFNAYLPFAVKGWFDNGGGRCWVVSLGTQLPSKKTQDASETSEAAIEPKLEVKTAGNRPSLSFKPKPGQQEQGTLFVRIERDSPPPASENGQDEIFDSGEYFKITLERDGKPLERPQPPSGEGADDSETSGTSSSSQMRLSQFDDEKYTYRHLTMQEEPEVGTFVKQALEESPYVKVEVLLEEGLPLARRPANGRYEFSSPAIIYHQEKLHNYIYGEPRKRTGVRGLFAIEEVSMVACPDLMLAYQEGYLDEEQVRGIIEVMITGCEDSSPHPAYRMAVLDPLPDKEDPQDVADWMQSWGRRSQFAALYYPWIQVPNPRDNGRSIQVPPCGHMMGIWCQTDETHGIHKAPANVQPRGVTGLAYDVNFREQEYLNPIGVNCIRRFPNRGIQVWGARTLVEPGNTEWRYISVRRLMSYIERSIELETQWAVFEPNDEDLWARVTRTVRNFLERLWRDGALFGSTPDEAFYVKCDGELNTPETMMLGRLFIDVGVAPVRPAEFVVFRVSQFDPTAQ, via the coding sequence GTGGCACGACTCGACTATTCTGCCCCTGGTGTCTACGTTGAAGAGACCAGTCGTGGTAGTCGCCCCATTGAAGGGGTGAACATGAGTGTGGCCGGCTTTGTTGGCTTTACGGAAGATGTTCGGGGTAAAGCCGAGCACTTCACCCCGAAGTTAATCACAAGCTGGACAGACTACCTCAATTGTTTTGCCAAACCGGACTCCGATGGCTTCACGGACTTTAACGCTTACCTGCCCTTTGCGGTCAAAGGCTGGTTTGATAACGGAGGAGGACGTTGTTGGGTGGTCAGCCTTGGCACTCAACTGCCCAGCAAAAAGACTCAAGACGCCTCAGAAACATCTGAAGCTGCCATAGAACCTAAGTTAGAGGTTAAAACCGCCGGAAATCGTCCCAGTTTAAGCTTTAAGCCCAAACCCGGTCAGCAAGAACAAGGGACTTTGTTTGTTAGGATTGAACGGGATTCTCCCCCACCCGCCTCGGAAAATGGTCAAGACGAGATTTTTGACTCTGGGGAATACTTCAAAATCACTCTAGAACGGGATGGTAAACCCCTAGAACGTCCTCAGCCCCCTTCCGGGGAGGGAGCGGATGACTCAGAGACCTCTGGGACCTCATCGAGTTCTCAGATGCGGCTGAGCCAGTTTGATGACGAGAAATACACCTATCGCCATCTGACGATGCAGGAGGAACCCGAGGTAGGGACGTTCGTCAAGCAAGCCCTCGAAGAGTCCCCCTACGTTAAGGTGGAGGTCTTACTCGAAGAGGGGCTACCATTGGCCCGGCGGCCGGCCAATGGTCGCTATGAGTTTAGCTCCCCTGCTATCATCTATCACCAAGAAAAACTCCATAATTACATCTACGGTGAACCCCGGAAACGAACGGGAGTCCGTGGGCTGTTTGCCATTGAGGAAGTCTCGATGGTGGCCTGCCCCGATTTGATGCTGGCCTATCAAGAGGGTTATCTCGATGAGGAGCAGGTTCGTGGCATCATCGAGGTTATGATTACTGGTTGTGAAGACTCCTCGCCGCATCCGGCTTATCGGATGGCAGTCCTCGACCCCTTACCAGATAAAGAAGACCCCCAAGACGTGGCGGATTGGATGCAATCTTGGGGCCGCCGCTCTCAGTTTGCGGCCCTCTACTACCCCTGGATTCAAGTCCCCAATCCCCGTGATAATGGACGTTCTATTCAAGTCCCTCCCTGTGGACATATGATGGGGATTTGGTGTCAAACTGATGAAACCCACGGGATTCATAAGGCTCCGGCTAATGTCCAACCCCGAGGGGTGACTGGGTTAGCCTATGATGTGAACTTCCGAGAGCAAGAATACCTCAACCCCATCGGGGTCAATTGTATTCGTCGCTTCCCCAATCGGGGCATTCAAGTTTGGGGCGCTCGCACCTTGGTCGAACCCGGGAATACTGAATGGCGTTATATCAGTGTGCGTCGCCTCATGAGTTACATTGAGCGGTCGATTGAACTGGAAACTCAATGGGCCGTGTTTGAACCCAATGATGAAGACCTGTGGGCCCGGGTGACCCGCACGGTTCGCAACTTTTTAGAACGCTTGTGGCGGGATGGGGCCTTGTTTGGTAGCACCCCCGATGAGGCGTTTTATGTCAAGTGTGATGGCGAACTCAATACTCCCGAGACGATGATGCTGGGACGGCTTTTTATTGATGTGGGAGTCGCTCCCGTCCGTCCGGCTGAATTTGTGGTCTTTCGGGTGAGTCAGTTTGACCCAACGGCTCAATAG
- a CDS encoding DUF4255 domain-containing protein: MSNYLAIATVTAVLQQILQDGVDKDIPGTQVTTVRPDKKQGVELDKPGINIYLYQVTPNPAWRNADLRTRRPKGDLSKQRQAGLDLHYLFSFYGNEKELIPQRLLGSAVRTLVDRPILGPEILERLTRQSRRLSLSHSYLTESNLIEQVQKVKIFPSNITTEDLSRIWSVFFQTPYSLSVVYQGTVVLIEGDEPGKKGLPISGAPEPNLYSIPHLPKIESIEFMEPGGTPQPSEKLANQIFAQGTLIIRGQNLKDEDGGDRTRSYLQLGNARLTPQFVTTSQLQLDFEELEEREKSSLRAGMAGVKVITINEGDSNSVHEPKFQSNAFPIILRPRLINELWDNPESLSKQDDEEDGLYFGELNINLDVNVETTQRVFLLLNQINGTESYVFPRITNQPLTNQPTFKLERVKPGEYLLRVQIDDAESPLFKEDTSQADQQNQPYNRPKLVLS; this comes from the coding sequence ATGAGTAATTATCTGGCGATCGCCACGGTTACCGCCGTTTTACAGCAAATTTTACAGGATGGCGTAGACAAAGACATTCCCGGGACACAGGTGACAACGGTTCGTCCTGATAAGAAACAGGGGGTAGAACTGGACAAACCCGGAATCAACATCTATCTGTACCAAGTCACCCCGAATCCAGCCTGGCGCAATGCCGATTTACGAACTCGCCGGCCCAAAGGGGATTTGAGTAAACAACGCCAAGCCGGACTGGACTTACATTATTTATTCAGCTTCTACGGGAATGAGAAGGAGTTGATTCCCCAGCGTCTGCTCGGAAGTGCGGTTCGGACGTTAGTAGATCGGCCAATTCTCGGGCCCGAGATTCTGGAACGTTTGACACGTCAGAGTCGTCGGCTCTCGTTAAGTCATAGTTACTTAACTGAGTCCAACCTGATTGAACAAGTCCAGAAAGTCAAAATCTTCCCCAGCAATATCACCACGGAAGATTTATCGCGGATTTGGTCGGTCTTTTTCCAAACCCCCTATTCTCTGTCTGTGGTGTACCAAGGCACTGTTGTCTTAATTGAAGGGGACGAACCGGGTAAGAAAGGATTACCCATCAGTGGTGCGCCCGAACCCAACTTATACTCAATTCCTCATCTGCCGAAAATTGAGAGCATTGAATTTATGGAGCCAGGGGGAACGCCCCAACCCTCGGAGAAACTAGCTAATCAGATTTTTGCCCAAGGGACTTTAATCATTCGGGGACAAAATTTGAAGGACGAGGATGGGGGCGATCGCACTCGCAGCTATCTGCAACTGGGCAATGCCCGTTTAACGCCCCAGTTTGTCACCACCAGCCAATTACAACTAGATTTTGAGGAGTTAGAAGAGCGAGAAAAAAGTTCCTTACGGGCAGGTATGGCCGGAGTAAAAGTGATTACCATCAATGAAGGGGACTCAAACAGCGTTCATGAACCTAAATTTCAATCCAACGCCTTTCCCATCATCCTGCGCCCGAGACTCATCAATGAGCTATGGGACAACCCTGAGAGTTTAAGCAAACAAGACGACGAAGAGGACGGTTTATATTTCGGAGAACTCAACATCAATCTGGATGTGAATGTGGAAACAACGCAACGTGTTTTCCTACTGCTCAACCAAATCAACGGGACTGAATCTTATGTCTTCCCACGGATTACTAACCAACCGTTGACCAATCAGCCCACCTTCAAATTAGAGCGAGTTAAACCAGGGGAATATCTGCTGAGAGTCCAAATTGATGATGCTGAAAGTCCTTTGTTTAAAGAGGACACCTCTCAAGCCGACCAACAAAACCAACCCTACAATCGACCAAAACTTGTTTTGTCCTAA
- a CDS encoding ATP-binding protein, producing the protein MAINQSESVNALMAEVATMRSRLEQYTQRDNSSSAHSGDIKGASSQTSPQLEQLSQSLNLSQFERQVLLLCVSAELEFSVLRLCAEAQKTMKKYYPTFTLAFALFPDLQSQHWSVTKPTSPLRKLDLIRVQPESSLMTNSLRVSEWVIHYLIGQPYLSQELVGLINELDLQENRENLPQSQDEIAKQLTDLWTSESHPLIQLCGNKVSSRAIASHVCHQLGYSLYNLSPEFLPIAPDDLEHTLTLWERQAKLTQSALFLDYDLALLERDIPKKNAFIYWLDHIESPLIIATYNRIPERYRPIITFDVPDLSIQEQKQIWEVLIQKNWPTLDAKSMASDIDRLVNQFNLTVPAIEAACQGTASLLKTQSSQSSSLPKKSEESEESEESHVIQCLWSSCRTLARPQIGELAQPLDAVATFDDLILPDECKKILKNIIGQVEHKAKVYQDWEFSKKSRRGLGTSVLFYGPSGTGKTMAAEVLANKLKLDLYRIDLSSVVSKYIGETEENLRKVFDAAELSGAVLLFDEADALFGKRSDVKDSQDRHANIEVSYLLQRMEDYQGLAILTTNLKDSLDSAFMRRLRFIIEFPFPNAQQRQQIWEKTFPSKLGESVPSEKDTRKLARLNVAGGNIRSIALNAAFLAASDPEQRLNMEHLFRAAQLEALKLERPLTDSEMRGWIPEN; encoded by the coding sequence ATGGCTATTAACCAATCCGAGTCTGTCAACGCTCTCATGGCCGAAGTGGCCACCATGCGTTCCCGACTAGAACAGTATACCCAACGTGACAACTCTTCGTCTGCCCACAGCGGAGACATCAAAGGAGCCTCATCACAAACCTCACCACAACTAGAACAGCTTAGCCAATCGCTGAACTTGAGTCAATTTGAACGTCAAGTGTTACTCTTATGTGTCAGTGCTGAATTAGAGTTTTCTGTCTTACGGCTTTGTGCGGAGGCTCAGAAAACGATGAAAAAATATTATCCCACCTTTACATTAGCGTTCGCTCTATTTCCTGACCTCCAATCCCAGCATTGGAGTGTCACCAAGCCGACGTCTCCTCTACGCAAGTTAGATTTGATTCGAGTGCAACCGGAATCCAGCTTGATGACCAATTCCCTGAGAGTGAGTGAATGGGTGATTCACTACCTTATTGGACAACCCTATTTATCTCAAGAGTTAGTGGGACTCATCAATGAGCTAGACCTTCAAGAAAATAGGGAGAATTTACCTCAATCCCAAGATGAGATTGCTAAGCAGTTAACGGACTTGTGGACCAGTGAATCTCATCCTCTTATTCAGCTTTGTGGTAATAAAGTGAGTAGTCGGGCGATCGCCTCTCACGTTTGTCATCAGCTAGGATACTCTCTCTATAATCTGTCCCCGGAATTTCTCCCCATTGCACCGGATGACTTAGAGCATACCTTAACCCTCTGGGAGCGGCAAGCCAAACTCACTCAAAGTGCCTTATTTTTAGATTATGATCTGGCGCTACTCGAACGAGATATCCCGAAAAAAAATGCGTTTATCTATTGGTTAGACCACATTGAATCCCCTTTAATTATTGCCACCTACAACCGGATTCCCGAACGATACCGTCCCATAATTACCTTCGACGTACCGGATTTATCCATCCAAGAGCAGAAACAGATTTGGGAAGTGCTGATTCAAAAAAACTGGCCAACCCTGGATGCTAAATCAATGGCGTCAGACATTGATCGTCTAGTCAACCAATTCAATTTAACGGTTCCCGCTATTGAAGCAGCCTGTCAAGGAACCGCCAGTCTCTTAAAAACCCAATCATCCCAATCCTCAAGTCTTCCCAAAAAATCAGAGGAATCAGAAGAATCGGAGGAATCGCACGTCATCCAATGTCTCTGGTCAAGCTGTCGCACCTTAGCGCGGCCTCAAATAGGAGAACTCGCCCAACCTCTAGACGCTGTTGCCACCTTTGATGACTTGATTTTACCGGACGAGTGCAAAAAAATTTTAAAGAATATTATTGGTCAAGTTGAACATAAAGCCAAAGTTTATCAAGACTGGGAGTTCAGTAAAAAAAGCCGTCGTGGCTTAGGGACTAGCGTCTTATTTTATGGTCCGAGTGGCACAGGTAAAACCATGGCGGCAGAAGTGTTAGCCAACAAACTGAAACTCGATTTATATCGAATTGATTTAAGTTCTGTGGTCAGCAAGTATATTGGCGAAACTGAGGAGAACTTGCGAAAAGTCTTCGATGCAGCAGAATTGAGTGGAGCCGTTTTACTCTTCGATGAAGCGGATGCTTTATTCGGCAAACGGTCTGACGTGAAAGACAGTCAAGATCGTCATGCCAACATTGAGGTAAGTTACTTACTCCAGCGAATGGAAGACTATCAAGGTTTAGCGATTTTGACAACGAATCTTAAAGATTCGTTAGATTCAGCCTTTATGCGCCGGTTGCGATTTATCATTGAGTTTCCCTTTCCCAATGCTCAACAGCGTCAGCAAATCTGGGAGAAGACATTTCCAAGCAAGTTAGGTGAATCCGTTCCATCAGAGAAAGATACCCGTAAGCTAGCGCGGTTAAACGTAGCTGGGGGAAATATCCGCAGTATTGCTCTCAATGCGGCTTTTCTCGCGGCTAGTGATCCTGAACAGCGTTTAAACATGGAACATTTATTCCGAGCCGCACAACTCGAAGCCCTGAAACTGGAACGACCCCTAACGGATTCTGAAATGCGAGGTTGGATACCGGAGAACTAA
- a CDS encoding M50 family metallopeptidase, whose amino-acid sequence MVTSSRKNLPPPPEIAPDWVCPDLRPYWQLAKVKQDTRVVLRCPQTGQRHVFSEWEGFALRYFQGQYTVENVQQRCLTEFSLVDSQLVSQLVCKLIHKGILALDQIPPGNGPRLKSCVQWIDHPDGYWILRNPEDGTYLQVSRRDQEAIAAQVGNGPPSQRPIPRQKWQQLLQMLGSTGMLEGTERQKPPKGKFNPLQLLFFKIPLINPDRWLDRHINKLRWIWTKPVSFLLLAFLSASLVAGIAQSPAILQLGTQLWSEHRAAILVPFVLLAMLVVSIHELGHAFTLKHYGGVVPEIGLLFMCLFPAAYTNTSDSYCLSRWKRVQVVAAGVLTQTIIAAIALWLWILAVPGSSLDIASYLLMLAALFTIALNLNPLAKFDGYHLAVAASGINNLRTRSFKFYQRLFQGKPKRETAADAKILALYAPLSLFYICSVFGFLFLRLSHWTLTNIPAIALFVVTIWAIYYFLLPENS is encoded by the coding sequence ATGGTCACGTCCAGCCGCAAAAACCTTCCCCCCCCACCAGAGATCGCCCCAGATTGGGTTTGTCCCGATTTGCGGCCCTACTGGCAACTGGCAAAGGTCAAACAGGATACGCGGGTTGTCCTGCGTTGCCCCCAAACCGGACAGCGTCATGTCTTCTCAGAATGGGAAGGCTTTGCACTGCGCTACTTCCAAGGACAATACACCGTCGAGAACGTTCAACAACGCTGTCTAACGGAATTTTCCCTCGTCGATAGCCAATTAGTTAGCCAACTGGTTTGTAAACTTATCCATAAAGGAATACTCGCCCTCGACCAAATCCCCCCAGGAAACGGTCCGCGCCTCAAATCCTGCGTGCAATGGATTGATCACCCTGATGGCTATTGGATTTTACGCAACCCCGAGGACGGAACCTATCTGCAAGTCTCCCGCCGCGATCAAGAGGCGATCGCCGCTCAAGTCGGAAACGGTCCCCCGAGTCAACGGCCCATCCCCCGGCAGAAATGGCAACAACTTCTGCAAATGCTCGGCAGTACCGGAATGTTAGAGGGAACGGAACGGCAAAAACCCCCTAAAGGGAAATTCAACCCCCTACAACTGCTCTTCTTCAAAATTCCGCTGATTAACCCCGATCGCTGGCTCGATCGCCATATCAACAAACTGCGCTGGATTTGGACGAAACCCGTTTCCTTTCTGCTGCTGGCGTTCCTCAGTGCCTCTCTCGTTGCCGGAATCGCCCAATCCCCCGCCATCCTACAACTTGGGACTCAACTCTGGAGCGAACATCGCGCCGCTATTCTGGTTCCCTTTGTCCTCCTGGCGATGCTGGTGGTGTCCATTCACGAACTCGGCCACGCCTTTACCCTCAAACATTACGGCGGTGTCGTTCCCGAAATCGGACTCCTGTTTATGTGCCTATTTCCCGCCGCCTACACCAACACCAGCGACTCCTACTGTCTCTCCCGCTGGAAACGAGTTCAGGTGGTCGCTGCCGGAGTCCTCACCCAGACCATTATCGCCGCCATTGCTCTCTGGCTTTGGATTCTAGCGGTTCCCGGCAGTTCCCTCGATATCGCAAGCTATCTACTGATGCTGGCGGCCCTGTTCACCATCGCACTCAATCTCAATCCCTTGGCTAAATTCGACGGTTATCACCTCGCCGTCGCCGCTAGTGGTATCAATAACCTCCGTACCCGCTCCTTTAAGTTCTATCAACGACTGTTTCAGGGCAAACCCAAACGAGAAACCGCCGCTGATGCCAAAATTTTAGCCCTCTACGCGCCTTTGAGTTTGTTCTATATCTGTAGCGTCTTCGGCTTTCTGTTTCTGCGTCTGAGTCATTGGACGCTTACCAATATTCCGGCGATCGCCCTTTTTGTTGTCACAATCTGGGCGATTTATTACTTTCTACTTCCTGAAAACAGCTAA
- a CDS encoding transposase produces the protein MTYDPRIHHRRSIRLPHYNYAQPGLYFITICAYQRQCLFANISNGSIELTTYGEIVAEEWKRSSDIRNEIQLDTWVVMPNHFHGLVEIVGGTANRVGADGRTANRMRANSRSPQRDRMKSKSISSLISGFKSAVTYRINGLRQTPGNPVWQRNYYEHIVRNESECDRLRDYIFQNPHRWQQDQLHPDNPSKW, from the coding sequence ATGACATACGACCCTCGTATTCATCATCGTCGCTCAATTCGTCTTCCTCACTATAATTACGCTCAGCCCGGACTGTATTTTATTACCATCTGTGCCTACCAGCGACAATGTTTGTTTGCTAATATTTCCAACGGCAGCATCGAACTCACAACTTATGGTGAGATTGTTGCAGAAGAATGGAAAAGGTCAAGCGACATTCGCAATGAGATTCAATTGGATACTTGGGTAGTGATGCCGAATCATTTTCATGGTTTGGTGGAAATTGTGGGCGGAACAGCCAATAGGGTGGGGGCGGACGGTAGAACAGCCAACAGGATGAGGGCGAACAGCCGTTCGCCCCAACGGGATCGGATGAAATCTAAATCGATATCTTCTCTGATTTCTGGTTTTAAATCTGCTGTCACGTATCGCATTAATGGCTTGCGTCAAACCCCTGGAAATCCGGTTTGGCAACGCAATTATTATGAACATATTGTTAGAAATGAATCAGAGTGCGATCGCCTCCGAGATTATATTTTTCAAAATCCCCACAGGTGGCAACAAGACCAACTTCATCCAGACAATCCGTCCAAGTGGTAA
- a CDS encoding serpin family protein, with protein MIHQPMYGRLLGALLPLLMGVLAGSGIPLTRSTLRGVDQATTPRTATAATPISIRDLSEAQAELGFAVFQQLWERQGGENVLLSPLSLSMALALLHGGAEGETQRDMNQMLGVSGTRELDWAYEGLLESFQGLSGEVELAIANSIWSRQESLLRPEFIESRQQFYEAQIRPVDFRESPRVLAAIHEWISQQTQGRIAELLSSRDLDETTVAVLLNAFYFSGQWTSPFPEENTELGVFHRLDRSPVYVPMMEQRLSLVRSYGNDMFQAIELPYGESERLGMYVFVPREDIPFGAFLGQFTAENWQNWLRRFEWNEAGAIVRLPRFQVTAEVNLRESLEALGLGEVFQAGADFSGLSDDPFWVTVMRQQLYLEVTEAGTEGAAVTGIGGTRSAAISVVGDRPFVFVVRDNETGQLLFLGAIVDPSLE; from the coding sequence ATGATTCATCAGCCTATGTACGGACGGCTTCTCGGCGCCTTACTTCCCTTGCTAATGGGGGTATTGGCGGGATCAGGGATTCCCTTGACACGCTCGACTCTCCGGGGAGTGGACCAAGCCACGACACCTAGAACGGCGACGGCGGCGACGCCAATTTCTATACGAGACTTGAGTGAGGCTCAGGCGGAGTTGGGGTTTGCGGTGTTTCAGCAGTTGTGGGAACGTCAGGGCGGGGAGAATGTGCTCCTGTCGCCGTTAAGTTTGTCGATGGCCTTGGCGTTACTCCATGGCGGGGCCGAAGGGGAGACTCAGCGGGATATGAATCAGATGTTAGGGGTATCTGGGACTAGGGAGTTGGATTGGGCTTATGAGGGGCTGTTAGAGAGTTTTCAGGGACTGTCGGGGGAGGTGGAGTTGGCGATCGCCAATTCGATTTGGAGTCGTCAGGAGAGTCTGTTAAGGCCTGAGTTTATTGAGTCTCGTCAGCAGTTCTATGAGGCCCAAATTCGGCCGGTGGATTTCCGTGAGTCTCCCCGGGTGTTGGCGGCGATTCATGAGTGGATTTCTCAACAGACGCAAGGGCGCATTGCGGAGCTGTTATCTAGCCGCGATTTGGATGAGACGACGGTGGCGGTGTTGTTAAATGCCTTCTATTTTTCGGGACAATGGACGAGTCCGTTTCCTGAGGAAAATACGGAACTTGGGGTCTTTCACCGGCTGGATCGCTCCCCTGTCTATGTGCCGATGATGGAGCAACGTCTGTCGTTGGTGAGGAGTTATGGGAATGATATGTTTCAGGCGATCGAGTTGCCCTATGGGGAGAGTGAACGGTTGGGGATGTATGTGTTTGTTCCCCGAGAAGATATACCGTTTGGGGCGTTTTTGGGTCAGTTTACGGCTGAGAATTGGCAAAATTGGTTACGTCGCTTTGAGTGGAATGAAGCGGGGGCGATCGTGCGGCTACCACGATTTCAGGTGACGGCTGAGGTGAATTTGCGTGAGAGTTTGGAGGCGTTAGGACTGGGGGAAGTTTTTCAAGCGGGTGCGGACTTTTCTGGGTTAAGTGATGACCCATTTTGGGTGACGGTGATGCGCCAACAACTTTATCTGGAGGTGACGGAGGCGGGAACTGAAGGGGCGGCAGTGACGGGGATTGGGGGAACGCGATCGGCGGCTATTTCTGTGGTGGGCGATCGCCCTTTTGTCTTTGTTGTCCGGGATAATGAGACAGGACAACTCTTGTTTTTAGGGGCGATCGTTGATCCGAGTTTAGAGTGA